From the genome of Actinomycetota bacterium:
GGTGAGCGCCTCCTGCACGATCCGCAACGCCGCCAGGTCGACCCCAGCGGGCACCGACCGGGCCTCTCCCTCGACGGCCAGGTGGACGTCCAGGCCGGCCGCCCGGGTCCGTCGCACCAGGCCGTCCAGGTCGCGCAGGCCGGCCGTGGGGACGTGGGGAGCCCACGCCCCGGACTCGCCGTGCGCCCCGTCCTCGCCGAGGCCGCGGCTCAGCACCTCCAGCACCGAGTGCAGCTCCTCAAGCGCCTCCTCGCTCGCCTCGTTGATGGCCTCCAGGGCGGGGCGGGCCTGCTCGGGCCGCTCGTCCAGCAGGTGCAGCGCCACCCCCGACTGCACGTTGATGAGCGAGATGTTGTGGGCCAGCACGTCGTGCAGCTCCCGGGCGATGAGCAGGCGCTCCTCGCTCGCGCGACGACGGGCCTCCTCCCGCGCCACATGGGCCCGCTCGGCACGCCGCTCGAGGCGGCTACGGGCGATCTCGCTGGCGGCTCCGACCAGCGGCAACCAGACGAGGTTGGTGGCCGCACCCGCGAGGCCGCGGGCCTTCTCCACCTCGTCGGGTACCAGCGATGGCAGCCAGATGAAGGCGGCGTAGGCGACCGCCAGCACGCGCCACGCGAAGGAGCTCCGGCCCATCATGATGGCGCTGACCACGGCGAACCCGAAGGCGGGGAACCCGGCCGGCCCGCGGGGGTAGCCGCTGGCGGCATAGCCGGCGGCGGCGGCGAAGGTGACCACCAGCGTGGCCTCGGGCCAGCGCCGGCGGAACAGCAACGCCACCGGACCGGCGAGGAGAGGAATGCAGGCAGCCGCGTCGAACGCCCAAGGGCTGGGCGGCTCGTCCTGGCTGTAGCCGATCGTCCCGGCGACCTGGACGAAGGCGATCACCAAGGCGACAAGCCCGTCCAGCGGCCGGGGCCGCAGCCCCTTGGCCGGCGTGAA
Proteins encoded in this window:
- a CDS encoding histidine kinase, with product MATTDRIVPARPGLGDREPGHARPGGRRARWWRGWFTPAKGLRPRPLDGLVALVIAFVQVAGTIGYSQDEPPSPWAFDAAACIPLLAGPVALLFRRRWPEATLVVTFAAAAGYAASGYPRGPAGFPAFGFAVVSAIMMGRSSFAWRVLAVAYAAFIWLPSLVPDEVEKARGLAGAATNLVWLPLVGAASEIARSRLERRAERAHVAREEARRRASEERLLIARELHDVLAHNISLINVQSGVALHLLDERPEQARPALEAINEASEEALEELHSVLEVLSRGLGEDGAHGESGAWAPHVPTAGLRDLDGLVRRTRAAGLDVHLAVEGEARSVPAGVDLAALRIVQEALTNVVRHAGGDARATVRLVYAPTELVVQVDDDGNGVDTAYGRQATGSDRPDGRSGRGLAGMRERVNALGGTFAAGPRPGRGFRVRAQFPLRDGAR